From a region of the Etheostoma cragini isolate CJK2018 chromosome 20, CSU_Ecrag_1.0, whole genome shotgun sequence genome:
- the akap12a gene encoding A-kinase anchor protein 12 encodes MGDAQSAPREGEEGAAAEGESEKVDDAQTEQNIEDKPLEKNGQISEINGKADGSMAEVNGHCEDEIDAEAILSTDEEVSETEKPLKEEETPLNVEINEKESLNEADANEDVPLDIIEMDAKHNDINKGFRRFFRNIGLNMTIKRGSGEIATDVPDETNKGGPNRAEDVEHTTKEKTSDNAEQKTDENIGQETYDNDSTTCPTLTDVTSDILENAEEKTEETKDEVESDNVAAAMTSILGEHAQQDSTPKEESNSTSPYSREEEVVVSPIKRFFKTGIFSGLRKKKKPAEDETTDKEPENKGAKEAEETREQTVQEKQQDLEEISLGVEAAAIEAEHKENILKGEILSALSAQVVDASAIDPSIIIVSEPEILSSQEKDKVQASPLKRLLSGSSLKKLSKKQRGRKSSDAKLSDSGEHVSDQLLSSTGSAENPKEEGCAQQSAEAVEEEDGAWASFKKLMTPKKRIKRSSLSNEETQIPGSVEETKPSEGGQISDLSTEEGKKRKDSSVSWESVLCGSGRRRSRKTSDSEDEPLQIDKQDGGSKHGTEMALESSNEVNEMLAYSPKEAGSPSEGDGVSTWKSLKRLVTPKKKAMDEDESKDHVQSDEVTQDEYSFSIKKLLPKRKKRKTAEKQDQVSSDEADKDVASGDEDSETPAVIPLSEFDTVETEVQIQTQADIESHIPKEGGHELQQDLLDQMAESVLTCDILQTEVKKVQDNAVSLENQASKTLATNEEPADFTESISKQQLSDIPEEATPASATEEAARDDTIAEDLIEITSEAITAPEPLDITVADETEMISAVSQLTSESSKTSGNTTPVPAEYDFKETDVLLYQVVKTISISPNTVPVCSNEPRSERIAVSVSNQILETSEKEQPTILEIHRRLDATTINTSLNVEEMDAINELAATYETESMFEVNDSYSAEIVSEVLTEEFHTAEMTVDEVNEVNNTHQEDSLKELESIDESHHLFDCPSEINAAVSKDILSEGDGIGPDEVSLVKAHQAKPKAPKIDADSAATVAHTTKDGAMEQEVQTVTEKKDQIMHNSPDQIQVKDKYRAIILEDIPAAKTFTYELKEETVPLTEVNMEPEKEDEIVIDAKTGNVNVTEALDTVQASTLREGSVQSGKEEVTSEDIPLTETVTDPKKKKKQTEEHLTQVKVEPENKELKANAVKTEHVQEPQTVQEDTFSSEESSVQSLEKEEISVDVPEAAKDTDEPKEETIIFSEDKLQQVDVSKTECVQEPELFQAVQGTIRNSEAGSCLSLEKNVIPEDIPAVERVTHELKQETENQKRAVVSHLKKRSYLRMFQKQKQLQINQKRNPHFSLKSSLSQWRLLKLNMFKNH; translated from the exons ATGGGAGACGCTCAGTCTGCGCCTCGGGAGGGCGAGGAGGGTGCAGCGGCTGAGGGGGAGAGCGAAAAAGTGGATGATGCTCAGACTGAGCAGAATATTGAAGACAAG CCTCTTGAAAAAAATGGGCAGATCTCTGAGATCAATGGAAAAGCAGACGGCTCTATGGCAGAAGTTAATGGTCACTGTGAGGATGAGATTGATGCAGAGG CTATCCTTTCAACAGACGAAGAggtttctgaaacagaaaagccacttaaagaagaagaaacaccattaaatgttgaaattaatGAAAAGGAATCACTCAATGAAGCTGATGCTAACGAAGATGTACCCCTGGACATTATTGAAATGGATGCAAAGCATAATGACATCAATAAAGGTTTTAGAAGATTTTTCAGAAACATTGGTTTGAACATGACAATAAAGAGGGGCTCAGGTGAAATAGCAACAGATGTGCCTGATGAGACCAACAAAGGAGGACCAAACAGAGCAGAAGATGTTGAGCAtaccacaaaagaaaaaacaagtgaTAACGCTGAACAGAAGACTGATGAGAACATTGGACAGGAGACTTATGATAATGATTCAACAACATGTCCTACCCTGACAGACGTTACATCAGACATTCTAGAAAATGCAgaggagaaaacagaagaaaccAAAGACGAAGTTGAATCTGATAATGTAGCTGCAGCAATGACTTCAATTCTAGGAGAACATGCACAACAGGATTCCACACCTAAAGAAGAGTCAAATTCCACATCTCCATATAGCCGGGAAGAAGAAGTGGTTGTATCTCcaattaaaagattttttaaaactggaATATTTTCTGGCCTACGGAAGAAAAAGAAGCCTGCAGAAGATGAGACAACTGACAAAGAACCGGAAAACAAGGGAGCAAAGGAGGCCGAAGAGACGAGAGAACAAACTGTACAAGAGAAACAACAGGATTTAGAGGAGATTAGTCTAGGTGTTGAGGCAGCTGCAATTGAGGCAGAACATAaagaaaatatacttaaaggGGAGATCCTGTCTGCATTATCAGCTCAGGTGGTTGATGCATCTGCCATAGATCCATCAATCATCATTGTCAGTGAGCCTGAAATTCTGAGTTCTCAAGAGAAGGACAAGGTTCAAGCAAGTCCTCTTAAAAGGCTGCTGTCAGGGTCTAGTTTAAAGAAACTATCCAAAAAGCAAAGAGGAAGGAAATCAAGTGATGCAAAGCTGTCTGATTCTGGAGAACATGTTTCAGATCAGCTCTTATCATCTACCGGGTCAGCTGAGAATCCGAAAGAAGAAGGTTGTGCACAACAGTCTGCAGAGGCAGTAGAAGAAGAGGATGGTGCATGGGCTTCCTTCAAAAAACTTATGACTCCAAAAAAGCGTATAAAGAGATCCTCTTTAAGTAATGAAGAGACACAAATCCCAGGTTCAGTAGAAGAAACAAAACCAAGTGAAGGAGGGCAAATATCAGACCTCAGCACAGAAGAAGGCAAAAAACGAAAAGACTCGTCTGTTTCATGGGAATCTGTTTTGTGTGGATCCGGCAGGAGAAGAAGCCGAAAAACTTCAGACTCTGAGGACGAACCACTTCAAATTGATAAGCAAGATGGTGGATCTAAACATGGTACAGAAATGGCCCTAGAAAGTTCTAATGAAGTCAATGAAATGTTAGCCTATTCCCCCAAAGAAGCAGGAAGTCCTTCAGAGGGTGATGGAGTGTCAACATGGAAATCACTGAAAAGACTTGTCACCCCAAAAAAGAAAGCCATGGATGAGGATGAAAGCAAAGATCATGTTCAATCTGATGAAGTTACTCAAGATGAGTACTCCTTTTCAATAAAGAAACTCCTACCAAAACgaaaaaagaggaagactgCCGAAAAGCAAGACCAAGTATCTTCAGATGAAGCTGATAAGGACGTAGCTTCAGGTGAtgaagactctgagacaccagcTGTGATTCCATTGTCTGAGTTTGATACAGTAGAGACTGAGgttcaaatacaaacacaggcaGACATAGAAAGTCATATACCCAAGGAAGGAGGACATGAACTCCAGCAAGACCTTCTAGATCAGATGGCTGAATCAGTCCTAACATGTGACATCCTGCAAACTGAAGTAAAGAAAGTCCAAGACAATGCTGTTTCTTTAGAAAATCAGGCATCTAAAACCCTGGCTACAAATGAAGAACCTGCTGATTTTACAGAATCAATCAGTAAACAACAACTAAGTGACATCCCAGAGGAGGCCACTCCAGCTTCAGCCACTGAGGAGGCAGCTAGAGATGACACCATAGCAGAGGACCTGATAGAGATCACATCTGAGGCCATTACTGCACCAGAACCATTAGACATTACCGTGGCAGATGAAACTGAGATGATCTCTGCAGTTTCCCAGTTGACTTCAGAGTCCTCAAAAACATCTGGCAATACAACACCAGTACCAGCAGAATATGACTTTAAGGAAACAGATGTGCTCCTGTATCAGGTTGTTAAAACAATTTCCATAAGCCCAAACACAGTTCCAGTATGCTCAAATGAGCCAAGATCTGAAAGAATAGCGGTTTCTGTTTCAAATCAAATACTCGAAACATCTGAAAAAGAACAGCCAACAATCCTGGAAATACACCGAAGATTAGATGCAACTACCATTAACACAAGTCTAAATGTTGAAGAAATGGACGCAATTAATGAACTTGCAGCTACCTATGAAACAGAAAGCATGTTTGAAGTCAATGACTCCTATTCCGCAGAGATTGTATCTGAAGTTCTAACTGAAGAGTTTCACACTGCTGAAATGACTGTAGATGAAGTAAATGAGGTCAACAATACACATCAAGAAGATAGCCTTAAGGAATTAGAAAGTATTGATGAGAGCCATCATCTGTTTGATTGCCCATCTGAGATAAATGCAGCTGTGTCTAAAGATATATTATCTGAAGGTGACGGAATTGGTCCAGATGAAGTTTCTCTAGTTAAGGCACATCAAGCTAAACCAAAGGCCCCAAAAATTGATGCTGATTCAGCTGCTACAGTAGCACATACAACCAAGGATGGGGCTATGGAGCAGGAAGTCCAAACTgtgacagaaaagaaagatcAGATCATGCACAATAGCCCGGATCAAATTCAAGTTAAGGATAAATATCGAGCAATAATATTGGAGGACATCCCAGCCgccaaaacatttacatatgaACTCAAAGAAGAAACAGTGCCTCTAACTGAAGTCAACATGGAGCCAGAAAAGGAAGATGAAATAGTAATAGATGCCAAAACTGGAAATGTTAACGTAACAGAAGCACTTGACACTGTGCAAGCCTCCACATTAAGGGAGGGCAGTGTTCAGTCAGGAAAGGAGGAAGTAACATCCGAGGACATTCCACTAACAGAAACAGTTAcagaccccaaaaaaaaaaaaaaacagacagaggagCATCTCACTCAAGTCAAAGTTGAACCAGAAAACAAAGAACTAAAAGCAAATGCTGTCAAAACTGAACATGTTCAAGAACCACAAACTGTTCAAGAAGACACATTCTCTTCAGAAGAGAGCAGTGTTCAGTCACTTGAAAAAGAG GAAATATCAGTGGACGTTCCGGAAGCAGCAAAAGATACAGATGAACCTAAAGAGGAAACAATAATTTTCAGTGAAGACAAACTTCAGCAAGTGGATGTTTCCAAAACTGAATGTGTTCAAGAACCAGAGTTATTTCAAGCTGTACAAGGAACCATAAGAAATTCAGAGGCGGGTAGCTGTTTATCACTTGAAAAGAACGTAATACCGGAGGATATCCCAGCAGTGGAAAGAGTTACACATGAActcaaacaggaaacagaa AACCAGAAGAGAGCAGTGGTCAGTCACTTGAAAAAGAGGTCCTATCTGAGGATGTTCCAGAAGCAGAAACAATTACAGATCAACCAAAAGAGGAATCCACACTTCTCACTGAAGTCAAGTTTGAGCCAGTGGAGGCTTCTCAAACTGAACATGTTCAAGAACCACTAG